One Nitrospirae bacterium YQR-1 DNA window includes the following coding sequences:
- the pstC gene encoding phosphate ABC transporter permease subunit PstC: MFSNELKEKLIEGLLFLSALLSVLTTVGIVLVLVFETYEFFMVVKIRDFLFDTQWTPLFEDKHFGIMSLFCGTLLTTLISMLISLPIGLIGAVYTSEYAGAKTRKILKPAIEILAAVPTVVYGYFALLLITPFLQKIIPELSGFNSISPGIVMGIMIIPVVLSISEDSLRAVPISIREGSYALGASKLQTSFKIVLPAALSGVAAAFILGISRAIGETMIVAIAAGQQPRFTLNPLIPIETVTAYIVQVSLGDTPTGTIEFKTIFAAGMSLFVVTFLLNILSYHLKKKFRYVYE, translated from the coding sequence TTGTTTAGCAACGAGCTTAAAGAAAAGCTGATAGAGGGGCTTTTGTTTTTGTCCGCCCTTTTATCCGTGTTAACAACAGTCGGGATTGTATTGGTCCTGGTGTTTGAGACTTATGAGTTTTTTATGGTTGTCAAAATCAGGGATTTTCTGTTTGACACACAGTGGACGCCTTTGTTTGAAGATAAACACTTTGGGATTATGTCACTGTTTTGCGGCACCCTTCTAACTACACTTATCTCTATGCTGATATCATTACCGATAGGACTTATCGGCGCCGTCTATACGAGTGAATATGCCGGCGCAAAGACAAGAAAGATATTGAAACCGGCAATTGAAATTTTGGCGGCTGTACCCACGGTAGTTTATGGCTACTTTGCCCTGCTTTTAATTACCCCGTTTTTACAGAAAATCATTCCTGAGCTTTCCGGTTTTAACTCAATCAGTCCGGGCATTGTGATGGGCATAATGATAATACCTGTGGTGCTTTCCATAAGCGAGGACTCACTCAGGGCTGTACCGATAAGTATCCGGGAGGGGTCATACGCCCTTGGGGCATCTAAACTCCAGACGTCTTTTAAAATAGTGCTCCCTGCGGCTCTTTCAGGTGTGGCGGCGGCATTTATTCTGGGCATATCAAGGGCAATCGGCGAGACGATGATTGTTGCCATAGCAGCCGGTCAGCAGCCCCGCTTTACGCTAAACCCCCTCATTCCCATAGAGACCGTTACTGCATACATTGTGCAGGTTAGCCTCGGGGATACACCGACCGGGACAATAGAATTTAAAACTATTTTTGCCGCCGGAATGAGTCTTTTTGTAGTTACTTTTTTGTTAAATATCCTCAGTTATCATTTAAAGAAGAAATTCAGATATGTTTATGAATAA